A stretch of DNA from Longimicrobiales bacterium:
ATCACGAGGGGAGCGTACGTGATCGGACCAGGCTCGCTTTTCCCGTCGCTGCACCGGCTGGAGCAACGCGGCTGGCTGATCGCGACCGAGGGGCCGTCGGAGAACAAGCGTCGGGCGAAGTACTACCGGCTCACCGCCGCGGGCCGGCGCCAGCTCGAGCGCGAGTCCAGTTCGTGGGCGCGTGTGGTCGAAGCGATGCGTCTG
This window harbors:
- a CDS encoding PadR family transcriptional regulator, with the translated sequence MNETPLLQGTLDLLVLKALSLQPLHGLGVSRRIEQITRGAYVIGPGSLFPSLHRLEQRGWLIATEGPSENKRRAKYYRLTAAGRRQLERESSSWARVVEAMRLALESS